One Mesorhizobium sp. L-2-11 genomic region harbors:
- a CDS encoding NAD-dependent epimerase/dehydratase family protein has product MRHVIFGGDGFVGRHLASKILADGEEVVVADIARSDLPHYRFARFVRCDVTDPVSVAAVGLKADDMIYNLSAKMLSPIQVRAKRHEFFFPVNFHGTEHIMQAMDRAGAPKLVHYTTDMIYGHTVTQPMTEEHPVAPLGEYGWSKQKTEELAAEWRKRGMSISLFRPRLIIGPGRLGILEKLFKLIDWNLPVPMIGSGKNPYQFISVFDCAEAARAAWKAGVPDEAYNLGSLNPPPVRKLLGDLIKHAGSKSILIPTPGWAVKRTLDLLDLLNMPIMDPEQYLIADEDCVLDVSKAERQLGWVPQYRDEDMLIAAYSEYRAKKDGYAVAAEHVPAE; this is encoded by the coding sequence ATGAGACATGTGATCTTCGGCGGCGACGGTTTCGTCGGCCGCCACCTTGCTTCGAAAATTCTGGCCGACGGCGAGGAGGTGGTCGTCGCCGACATCGCCAGGAGCGACCTGCCGCATTACCGCTTCGCCCGATTTGTCAGGTGCGACGTCACCGATCCCGTATCTGTGGCGGCAGTCGGGCTGAAGGCCGATGACATGATCTACAATCTGTCGGCGAAAATGCTGTCGCCGATCCAGGTGCGCGCCAAGCGCCACGAATTCTTCTTCCCAGTGAATTTTCACGGCACCGAGCACATCATGCAGGCGATGGACAGAGCCGGTGCGCCCAAGCTCGTCCATTACACGACCGACATGATCTACGGCCATACGGTTACGCAGCCGATGACCGAGGAGCACCCGGTCGCGCCGCTCGGCGAATATGGCTGGTCGAAGCAGAAGACCGAGGAACTGGCTGCTGAATGGCGCAAGCGCGGCATGTCGATCTCGCTGTTTCGACCGCGCCTGATCATCGGCCCCGGTCGCCTCGGCATCCTCGAAAAGCTGTTCAAGCTGATCGACTGGAACCTTCCGGTGCCGATGATCGGCTCGGGCAAGAACCCGTATCAGTTCATCTCGGTGTTCGACTGCGCCGAGGCGGCGCGCGCCGCCTGGAAGGCCGGCGTGCCGGATGAGGCCTATAATCTCGGCTCGCTCAACCCGCCGCCGGTCCGGAAACTGCTCGGCGACCTGATCAAGCATGCCGGTTCGAAATCGATCCTGATCCCGACGCCGGGCTGGGCGGTCAAGCGCACGCTCGACCTGCTCGACCTGTTGAACATGCCGATCATGGATCCGGAGCAGTATCTGATCGCCGACGAGGATTGCGTGCTCGACGTGTCCAAGGCCGAACGCCAGCTCGGCTGGGTGCCGCAATATCGCGACGAGGACATGCTGATCGCCGCCTACAGCGAATATCGCGCCAAGAAAGACGGCTATGCCGTCGCCGCCGAACACGTGCCCGCCGAGTGA
- a CDS encoding aspartate aminotransferase family protein: MTVMTKPDDTTARAAVSAPALSPAITAKPDLISVEQAKAMDVARMTDLFKAHLNPGQLHFMKLLGFNKIKIERAEGMFYIDQNGRKILDFFGGFGSLAFGHNHPRLLEARKKFQEEKRQEIAIAFMSQYAAALAHNLAKCSPGDLDMVFLGSSGSEAMEAAVKLAERAAGSKRPKIVYAENSFHGKTKGVLAITDGSLYRADFKMADNVLRIPFADIEAVERTFRSDPEVGVIVLETIQGGGGIIQAPAEYWHKLRALCDQYGVLWVADEVQCGYGRSGRFYAFEHYGVVPDVTALAKSLGGGKAAVGAMIARREVYMKAYGTPKTAMIHAMATFGGMGEACVTSIEALNVLYEEGLIDNAAATGDYLLQHLQALKEKHPNIIKDVRGKGLMVGLEFHDFSQTLPMVLRPVVSVLDDKLKGSLSGFVGALLLRDYDVLVAFTEYNRNVIRLEPPLICQREHVDRFVEALDSLLTRGIVSIVKDFVKSQVR, encoded by the coding sequence ATGACCGTCATGACCAAGCCAGACGACACGACTGCGCGCGCCGCCGTCAGCGCGCCGGCACTTTCGCCCGCCATCACCGCCAAACCCGATCTGATCAGCGTCGAGCAGGCCAAGGCGATGGACGTCGCGCGCATGACCGACCTGTTCAAGGCGCATCTCAACCCCGGCCAGCTGCATTTCATGAAGCTGCTTGGGTTCAACAAGATCAAGATCGAGCGCGCCGAAGGCATGTTCTACATCGACCAGAACGGGCGCAAGATCCTGGATTTCTTTGGCGGCTTCGGCTCGCTGGCCTTCGGCCACAATCATCCGCGCCTTCTCGAGGCGCGCAAAAAGTTCCAGGAGGAGAAGCGGCAGGAGATCGCCATCGCCTTCATGTCGCAATACGCGGCGGCGCTGGCGCACAATCTCGCCAAATGCTCGCCCGGCGACCTCGACATGGTGTTTCTGGGCTCTTCCGGCTCGGAAGCCATGGAGGCGGCGGTGAAGCTCGCCGAGCGTGCCGCCGGCTCGAAGCGGCCCAAAATCGTCTATGCCGAGAATTCCTTCCACGGCAAGACCAAAGGCGTGCTGGCGATCACCGACGGCTCGCTCTATCGCGCCGACTTCAAGATGGCCGACAATGTCTTGCGCATTCCGTTCGCCGACATCGAAGCGGTCGAGCGCACGTTCCGTTCTGATCCCGAGGTCGGCGTTATCGTGCTCGAAACCATCCAGGGCGGCGGCGGCATCATCCAGGCGCCTGCCGAATACTGGCATAAGCTGCGTGCGCTGTGCGATCAATACGGTGTTCTGTGGGTCGCCGACGAGGTGCAGTGCGGCTATGGGCGCTCCGGTCGCTTCTATGCCTTCGAGCACTACGGCGTCGTTCCGGATGTGACGGCGCTGGCAAAGTCGCTTGGTGGCGGCAAGGCGGCGGTCGGCGCCATGATCGCCAGGCGCGAGGTCTATATGAAGGCCTACGGCACGCCGAAGACGGCGATGATCCACGCCATGGCCACTTTCGGCGGCATGGGCGAGGCCTGCGTCACCTCGATCGAGGCTCTCAACGTGCTTTACGAAGAGGGGCTGATCGACAACGCCGCGGCCACCGGCGACTATCTGCTGCAACACCTGCAGGCGCTCAAGGAGAAACATCCCAACATCATCAAGGACGTGCGCGGCAAAGGCTTGATGGTCGGGCTGGAATTCCACGACTTTTCGCAGACCTTGCCGATGGTGCTGCGGCCTGTGGTCAGCGTGCTTGACGACAAGCTGAAGGGGTCCTTGTCCGGCTTCGTCGGTGCTTTGCTGCTGCGCGACTACGATGTGCTCGTTGCCTTCACCGAATACAACCGCAACGTCATCCGTCTCGAACCGCCGCTGATCTGCCAGCGCGAACATGTCGACCGCTTCGTCGAGGCGCTCGACAGCCTGTTGACCCGCGGCATCGTGTCGATCGTGAAGGATTTCGTCAAAAGCCAGGTCCGCTAG
- a CDS encoding sarcosine oxidase subunit beta has product MAEYSAFSLLKNALSGNKDWKPAWRKPDPKASYDVIVIGGGGHGLSTAYYLAKEHGITNVAVLEKGWLGSGNVGRNTTAVRSNYLLPANTRFYEHSMKLWENLSHDLNYNVMFSQRGCLNLAHTPAQLDDFARRGNAMRHLGVDAELMTTAEIARLVPALNVSATARFPIVGGLMQRRAGTARHDAVAWGYARGADRRGVDIIENCEVTGFLRDGDRISGVTTSRGEVRARKVAVAVAGSTGQVMRLAGIDTMPIESQVLQAFVTESLKPFIDTVLTFGMGHFYMSQSDKGGLVYGGDLDGYNSYAQRGSLPVVDEVMSEMLALFPGLARVRMLRSWGGVCDMSMDGSPIITTGPLPGMYLNCGWCYGGFKATPASGWCFAWTIAKDEPHDINAPFTLNRFHRGLVIDDKGQGATPRLH; this is encoded by the coding sequence ATGGCGGAATATTCGGCCTTCTCGCTTCTCAAAAACGCGCTGTCCGGCAACAAGGACTGGAAACCGGCCTGGCGCAAGCCGGACCCGAAGGCGTCCTACGACGTGATCGTCATCGGCGGCGGCGGCCATGGCCTGTCGACCGCCTATTATCTCGCCAAGGAGCACGGCATCACCAACGTCGCGGTGCTTGAAAAGGGCTGGCTCGGCTCCGGCAATGTCGGCCGCAACACGACAGCCGTCCGCTCCAACTACCTGCTGCCGGCCAACACCCGCTTCTACGAACATTCGATGAAGCTGTGGGAGAACCTGTCGCACGATCTCAACTACAACGTCATGTTCTCGCAGCGCGGCTGCCTCAACCTCGCGCACACGCCCGCCCAGCTCGACGATTTTGCCCGCCGCGGCAACGCCATGCGCCATCTCGGCGTCGACGCCGAACTGATGACCACGGCCGAGATCGCGCGCCTGGTGCCGGCGCTGAACGTCTCCGCCACGGCGCGCTTCCCAATCGTCGGCGGCCTGATGCAGCGGCGCGCCGGCACCGCCCGCCATGATGCCGTCGCCTGGGGCTATGCACGTGGTGCCGACCGCCGTGGCGTCGACATCATCGAGAATTGCGAGGTCACCGGCTTCCTACGCGACGGCGATCGCATATCAGGTGTCACGACCTCGCGCGGCGAGGTCCGCGCCAGGAAGGTGGCGGTCGCGGTGGCCGGCAGCACCGGGCAAGTCATGCGGCTCGCCGGCATCGATACGATGCCGATCGAGAGCCAAGTGCTGCAGGCCTTCGTGACGGAATCGCTGAAGCCTTTCATCGACACGGTTCTGACCTTCGGCATGGGCCATTTCTACATGTCGCAGTCGGACAAGGGCGGCCTTGTCTATGGCGGCGATCTCGACGGCTACAACAGCTACGCCCAGCGCGGCAGTTTGCCTGTTGTCGACGAGGTGATGAGCGAGATGCTGGCGCTGTTTCCGGGTCTCGCCCGCGTTCGTATGCTGCGCTCCTGGGGCGGCGTCTGCGACATGTCGATGGACGGTTCTCCCATCATCACCACCGGCCCGCTGCCGGGCATGTATCTCAACTGCGGCTGGTGCTACGGCGGCTTCAAGGCGACGCCGGCCTCCGGCTGGTGCTTTGCCTGGACCATCGCCAAGGATGAACCGCACGACATCAACGCGCCCTTCACGCTGAATCGCTTCCATCGCGGCTTGGTGATCGACGACAAGGGCCAGGGCGCGACGCCGCGGCTGCATTAG
- a CDS encoding FAD-binding oxidoreductase, which yields MGQERFQSFGLATPPALNVISADDAVALLKSRKATRNALLAYGNGRSYGDSCQNGVGAIVDMRPLNRIRAFNAETGVIEAEAGVLLSDIIAHAAPYGFFPAVVPGTQFVTLGGAIANDVHGKNHHRRGTFGCHVESFMLLRSDGQAHYCSATENERQFAATIGGMGLTGLILSASIRLMRVPSLDIVEKVTPFRDLSEFFELAEVADQANEYVVAWLDQLAGGHSRGRGLLFTGNHAEHGSHCALRAGGNLSVPFQLPFNVLNRPFLTAFNAAYRWKKGRSTAPRQVGYQGFFFPLDGVGNWNRLYGPNGLFQHQSVVPQDVARRVVPALLGAAKRAGQGSFLTVLKRFGGVRSPALLSFPRPGFTLTLDFPNRGRATLALLKELDQITVEAGGAVNPYKDARMGDDVFAASFPEWQCIEAIRDPAFMSSFWARTAKKLEARHGIAEAAE from the coding sequence GTGGGGCAGGAGCGGTTCCAGAGCTTCGGTCTTGCCACGCCACCGGCACTCAATGTGATCTCGGCGGATGACGCTGTTGCGCTGCTGAAGAGCCGCAAGGCGACAAGAAACGCTTTGCTCGCCTACGGCAACGGCCGCTCCTATGGCGATTCCTGCCAGAATGGGGTGGGCGCGATCGTCGATATGCGGCCGCTGAACAGGATTCGCGCCTTCAATGCCGAAACCGGCGTGATCGAGGCCGAGGCTGGCGTGCTTCTGTCCGACATCATCGCCCATGCAGCACCATACGGCTTCTTTCCGGCCGTCGTTCCGGGCACGCAGTTCGTCACGCTCGGCGGCGCCATCGCCAATGACGTTCACGGCAAGAACCATCACCGGCGCGGCACCTTCGGCTGCCATGTCGAATCCTTCATGCTGCTCAGATCGGACGGACAGGCCCATTACTGCTCGGCCACCGAGAATGAACGCCAGTTCGCGGCGACGATCGGCGGCATGGGGTTGACTGGCCTGATCCTGTCCGCATCGATCCGGCTGATGCGGGTACCATCGCTCGACATCGTCGAGAAGGTGACGCCGTTCCGTGATCTCAGCGAATTCTTCGAACTTGCAGAAGTGGCCGATCAGGCCAACGAATACGTCGTCGCCTGGCTCGACCAGCTTGCCGGCGGCCACAGTCGCGGGCGCGGGCTGCTGTTCACCGGCAATCACGCCGAGCATGGTTCCCATTGCGCCTTGCGGGCCGGTGGAAATCTTTCGGTGCCGTTCCAGCTGCCGTTCAACGTGCTCAACCGGCCGTTCCTGACTGCCTTCAATGCCGCCTACCGGTGGAAGAAAGGCCGGTCCACGGCGCCGCGCCAGGTGGGCTACCAGGGTTTCTTCTTTCCGCTCGACGGCGTCGGCAACTGGAACCGGCTCTATGGACCGAACGGGCTTTTCCAGCACCAGAGCGTGGTGCCGCAAGACGTCGCGCGCCGAGTGGTGCCGGCATTGCTTGGGGCGGCAAAACGGGCCGGGCAGGGCTCGTTCCTCACCGTCCTGAAGCGCTTCGGCGGGGTCCGCTCGCCGGCACTGCTGTCGTTCCCGCGACCGGGTTTCACGTTGACGCTGGATTTCCCCAACCGTGGCCGTGCGACGCTGGCGCTGCTGAAGGAACTCGACCAAATCACAGTCGAGGCCGGTGGCGCGGTCAATCCTTACAAGGACGCCCGCATGGGCGACGACGTTTTCGCAGCCTCTTTTCCGGAATGGCAATGCATCGAAGCGATCCGCGATCCCGCCTTCATGTCGAGTTTCTGGGCGCGAACGGCGAAAAAGCTTGAGGCGCGACACGGAATCGCAGAAGCCGCGGAATAG
- a CDS encoding mechanosensitive ion channel family protein: MLFRLLRLVLVLAIVASAPLSLDAAAQGPEQGVSGVVVDQQKILQDLTTRTDTLEKKIQEDGDDDASLVDIRLQLEEMSRGALNSALAFRPRLSEINARLDQLGAPPAAGQPPEPDIVTSERQALASEKAEINAVIAAAQNLSIRISGLIAKIGNMRSELFRNLLTKRYVLSDALSPEVISDANGEFTGFYKAVSSWLAFAFKFKFQAVLAATLTALSLAAVLFVGGRRLFGRVFEADPSIEDPSYLSRLSVAFWSTLLPTLAVGAFLVSTVFFFNYYNVLRGDIGVFLNALVAVIAVVFCVNRLANAALEPRLPNWRLIPVETGPARWLVRLTTAMAVVIGVNNFLSVVNDKMGSPLSLTIARSFVATIIVGIILILMGLLKPFKAADGSWRPWPAWLRYTAVAIGLFTIATALLGYIGLAIFVSLQVVVTGTILVTAYIGFLSARAISEEGGFANTSIGRWLSTNSSYEESALDQLGLVVSVAINLMIVLVFLPLILLMWGFQPGDIEAWGYKLATGLTIGSVTISVTGILTGIIVFIIGYFLTRWFQGWLDGSVMARGKVDTGVRNSIRLAVGYAGVALAALVGVSAAGIDLSNLALVAGALSLGIGFGLQNVVSNFVSGLILLAERPFKVGDWIVAGEISGTVKKISVRATEIETFQRQSVILPNSNLINNAVGNWTHRNKLGRVDIKVGVAYGSDVKQAHAVLLEIARGHPLVLKNPEPFVLFTNFGAAALEFEIRVFLADVLNGNIVQNDIRFAVLDAFADQHIEIPSAPRAVVETKKDAAWPIDDDKIEVDFAEQEQAKAEAVAEAKRLARSGRKTRKPDPD, translated from the coding sequence ATGCTTTTCCGACTGCTCCGCCTTGTCCTGGTCCTGGCGATCGTCGCCTCGGCGCCGCTGTCGCTTGATGCTGCGGCGCAGGGGCCTGAGCAGGGTGTCTCTGGAGTGGTCGTCGACCAGCAGAAAATCCTGCAGGACCTGACGACGAGGACCGACACTCTCGAAAAGAAAATCCAGGAAGACGGTGACGACGACGCCAGCCTTGTCGATATCCGCCTGCAGCTCGAGGAAATGTCGCGAGGTGCGCTGAACAGCGCGCTTGCCTTCCGCCCGCGCCTTTCGGAGATCAACGCAAGGCTCGATCAGCTCGGGGCGCCGCCGGCCGCCGGCCAGCCGCCCGAACCCGACATCGTGACCAGCGAGCGCCAGGCGCTGGCGTCCGAAAAGGCCGAGATCAATGCTGTCATCGCCGCGGCGCAAAACCTGTCGATCCGCATCAGCGGCCTCATCGCCAAGATCGGCAATATGCGCAGCGAGCTGTTTCGCAACCTGCTCACCAAGCGCTACGTGCTGTCCGACGCGTTGAGCCCCGAGGTCATTTCCGACGCCAACGGTGAATTTACCGGCTTCTACAAGGCAGTGTCATCGTGGCTGGCCTTCGCCTTCAAGTTCAAGTTCCAGGCTGTGCTGGCCGCGACCTTGACGGCGCTTTCGCTGGCGGCGGTGCTTTTTGTCGGTGGGCGGCGTCTGTTCGGGCGTGTCTTCGAAGCCGACCCTTCGATCGAAGATCCGTCCTATCTCAGCCGGCTGTCGGTGGCGTTCTGGTCGACGTTGCTGCCGACGCTGGCGGTCGGCGCCTTCCTGGTCTCGACGGTTTTCTTTTTCAACTATTACAATGTGTTGCGCGGCGACATTGGTGTTTTCCTGAATGCGCTGGTCGCGGTAATCGCGGTGGTATTCTGCGTCAACCGCCTGGCCAATGCGGCGCTGGAGCCGCGGCTGCCGAACTGGCGGCTCATCCCGGTTGAAACCGGCCCGGCACGCTGGCTGGTGCGGCTGACGACCGCCATGGCGGTGGTGATCGGCGTCAACAATTTCCTGTCGGTCGTCAACGACAAGATGGGCTCACCGCTGTCGCTGACCATCGCCAGAAGTTTTGTCGCCACCATCATCGTCGGCATCATCCTGATCCTGATGGGCCTGCTGAAACCGTTCAAGGCTGCCGACGGAAGCTGGCGCCCCTGGCCGGCGTGGCTGCGCTACACGGCAGTCGCGATCGGCCTTTTCACCATTGCCACTGCGCTGCTCGGCTATATCGGCCTTGCCATCTTCGTCTCGCTGCAAGTCGTGGTCACCGGCACCATTCTGGTCACCGCCTATATCGGCTTTCTGTCGGCGCGGGCGATCAGCGAGGAAGGCGGCTTTGCCAACACATCGATCGGCCGCTGGCTATCGACCAATTCCAGTTATGAGGAGTCGGCGCTCGACCAACTCGGCCTTGTCGTCAGCGTCGCCATCAACTTGATGATCGTGCTGGTGTTCCTGCCGCTGATCCTGTTGATGTGGGGCTTCCAGCCCGGCGACATCGAGGCCTGGGGCTACAAGCTGGCGACGGGCCTCACCATCGGCTCGGTGACGATCTCGGTGACCGGCATCCTCACCGGCATCATCGTCTTCATCATCGGCTATTTCCTGACGCGCTGGTTCCAGGGCTGGCTCGACGGCTCGGTGATGGCGCGCGGCAAAGTCGATACCGGCGTGCGCAACTCGATTCGGCTGGCGGTCGGCTATGCCGGCGTCGCGCTCGCAGCACTCGTCGGCGTCTCGGCGGCGGGCATCGATCTCTCCAACCTGGCGCTTGTCGCCGGCGCCCTGTCGCTCGGTATCGGCTTTGGCCTGCAGAATGTCGTCTCCAACTTCGTCTCCGGCCTGATCCTTTTGGCCGAGCGGCCGTTCAAGGTCGGCGACTGGATCGTCGCCGGTGAGATCAGCGGCACGGTCAAGAAGATCAGCGTGCGCGCCACCGAGATCGAGACGTTCCAGCGCCAGTCGGTGATCCTGCCCAATTCAAACCTGATCAACAATGCGGTCGGCAACTGGACGCACCGCAACAAGCTCGGTCGCGTCGACATCAAGGTCGGCGTTGCCTATGGCAGCGACGTCAAGCAGGCCCATGCTGTGCTGTTGGAGATTGCGCGCGGCCATCCGCTGGTGCTGAAAAATCCGGAACCCTTCGTGCTGTTCACCAATTTCGGGGCGGCCGCTCTCGAATTCGAAATCCGTGTGTTCCTGGCCGACGTGTTGAACGGCAACATCGTCCAGAACGACATTCGTTTTGCCGTCCTCGATGCGTTCGCCGATCAGCATATCGAAATTCCGTCGGCGCCGCGCGCTGTCGTTGAGACCAAGAAGGATGCGGCGTGGCCGATCGATGACGACAAGATCGAAGTCGATTTTGCCGAACAGGAGCAAGCCAAGGCGGAAGCCGTGGCCGAGGCGAAACGCCTGGCTAGATCCGGGCGCAAAACCCGCAAGCCGGATCCCGATTAG
- a CDS encoding sarcosine oxidase subunit delta, whose translation MLITCPYCGPRDVIEFTYQGDGNRERPQPASQDLDAWNAYVYDRLNPAGDHNEIWQHSGGCRAHLRVVRNTLTHEISSVAFTRGDHKAAARHKAEGKI comes from the coding sequence ATGCTGATTACCTGTCCCTATTGCGGCCCGCGCGACGTCATCGAGTTCACCTATCAGGGTGACGGCAACCGTGAGCGGCCTCAGCCTGCCTCGCAGGACCTCGATGCCTGGAACGCCTATGTCTATGACCGTTTGAACCCGGCGGGTGACCACAACGAGATCTGGCAGCATTCCGGCGGCTGCCGTGCCCATCTCAGGGTCGTGCGCAACACGCTGACACACGAGATCTCCAGCGTCGCGTTCACGCGCGGCGACCACAAAGCCGCCGCGCGGCACAAGGCGGAGGGCAAGATATGA
- a CDS encoding UbiA family prenyltransferase, with translation MDARSDRNAIPLAVDLDGTLIATDLLWEGLFILLKKNPLYIFLVPFWLAGGPARLKQAIAQRIDIDPASLPYREALLQRLRTEHGEGRKIVLATGTPRKFAEAIAAHLGIFDRVLATDGPHNMTSGRKRASLVAAYGDGGFDYAGNSRHDLRVFDAARTAIVVAPDRHAARWQAAHSAEIMPAPKPTFRTIVKMLRVHQWLKNSLIAVPMVLSHEYFNADMIWKCLLAFVSFSAVASAIYIFNDFFDLALDRKHLTKRNRPFASGALSIPFGLGSMMVLLATGVGAGLLLPIEFLGVLGGYMVITIGYSLSFKRMLLIDVLILAGLYTIRVLAGAAATGVDASFWLLAFSIFFFLSLALVKRFVELRTTAIPAGERIAGRGYRTEDQEIVAQAGMASAFSSALVLALYMDSVAVRELYPHPWLVWPLAPIVLYLTMRVWILARRDQMHDDPVVFIIRDWRSQIVVLIGAVFLVAGGW, from the coding sequence ATGGATGCGCGGTCTGACAGGAACGCAATCCCGCTTGCGGTCGATCTCGATGGCACGCTGATCGCAACGGACCTGTTGTGGGAAGGCCTGTTCATCCTTCTCAAGAAGAATCCGCTCTATATTTTCCTGGTGCCGTTCTGGCTCGCTGGCGGGCCGGCGCGGTTGAAGCAGGCCATCGCTCAACGCATCGACATCGATCCTGCGTCGCTGCCCTACCGCGAGGCGCTGCTTCAGCGCCTTCGCACCGAACATGGCGAAGGCCGCAAGATCGTGCTGGCGACCGGGACGCCGCGTAAATTCGCCGAGGCGATCGCCGCACATCTCGGGATATTCGATCGCGTCCTGGCGACCGACGGCCCCCACAACATGACTTCAGGCAGAAAGCGCGCCTCGCTTGTCGCCGCCTATGGCGATGGCGGCTTCGACTATGCCGGCAACAGCCGGCACGACCTTAGGGTATTCGACGCCGCACGCACGGCAATCGTCGTCGCGCCCGACCGCCATGCCGCGCGCTGGCAGGCCGCGCACAGTGCCGAAATCATGCCGGCGCCGAAGCCGACATTCAGAACCATCGTCAAGATGCTGCGCGTTCATCAGTGGCTGAAGAACTCGCTGATCGCGGTGCCGATGGTGCTGTCGCACGAATACTTCAACGCCGACATGATCTGGAAATGCCTGCTGGCATTCGTCTCGTTCAGCGCAGTCGCTTCCGCCATCTACATCTTCAATGATTTCTTCGATCTCGCGCTCGACCGCAAACACCTGACCAAGCGCAACCGGCCCTTTGCCAGCGGCGCGCTGTCGATCCCGTTCGGCCTCGGTTCAATGATGGTGCTGCTCGCAACAGGCGTTGGTGCAGGGCTTCTGCTGCCGATCGAATTCCTCGGCGTGCTCGGCGGCTACATGGTCATCACCATCGGCTATTCGCTATCGTTCAAGCGCATGCTTCTGATCGATGTGCTGATATTGGCCGGTCTCTACACGATCCGCGTTCTGGCGGGCGCCGCGGCGACCGGCGTCGACGCCTCGTTCTGGCTGCTGGCCTTCTCGATCTTCTTTTTCCTGTCGCTGGCGCTGGTAAAGCGGTTTGTCGAGCTGCGCACGACCGCCATTCCGGCCGGCGAGCGCATTGCCGGCCGCGGCTACCGCACCGAAGACCAGGAGATCGTCGCCCAGGCGGGCATGGCCTCGGCCTTTTCCTCGGCACTGGTGCTGGCGCTCTATATGGACAGCGTTGCAGTGCGCGAACTTTATCCGCATCCCTGGCTGGTCTGGCCGCTGGCGCCGATTGTGCTTTACCTGACCATGCGCGTCTGGATTCTCGCCCGCCGCGACCAGATGCATGACGATCCGGTCGTCTTCATCATCCGCGACTGGCGCAGCCAGATCGTCGTGCTGATCGGCGCCGTGTTTCTGGTCGCCGGAGGCTGGTAG
- a CDS encoding EamA family transporter translates to MKYIVFILFTVMTNAAAQLMLKQGMMSLGAISLEGTHPLLKLLQIVFSPWVFLGLCTFVISMASHLYVLSKVELSFAYPFLSLAYVAVAIFAYFIFREDLNGWRIAGITFICVGTVLIAQSGRDLGGRDLGGRGHDEETASLSSDKIQSGIVR, encoded by the coding sequence ATGAAATACATCGTCTTCATTCTGTTCACGGTCATGACAAACGCTGCCGCGCAGCTGATGCTGAAGCAGGGCATGATGTCACTCGGTGCGATTTCCCTCGAGGGCACCCATCCGTTGCTGAAGCTGTTGCAGATCGTCTTCAGCCCATGGGTTTTCCTCGGCCTGTGCACCTTCGTCATCTCGATGGCGTCGCACCTCTATGTGCTGTCCAAGGTAGAGCTCAGCTTCGCCTATCCGTTCCTCAGTCTCGCCTATGTCGCCGTTGCGATCTTCGCCTATTTCATCTTCCGCGAAGACCTCAATGGCTGGCGTATCGCCGGCATCACTTTCATCTGCGTTGGCACGGTGCTGATCGCCCAAAGTGGCCGGGATTTGGGTGGCCGGGATTTGGGTGGTCGCGGGCATGACGAGGAAACGGCATCCCTTTCGTCTGACAAGATTCAAAGTGGGATCGTTCGATGA